The Streptomyces cyanogenus DNA segment CGATGCCGTCCCGTCCGGGCAGCATCAGGTCGAGCAGCACCAAGTCGGGCTTGCTCTCACGGAAAGCGGCCAGCGCCTTGTCGCCGTCGGCTACGAAAGACGGCTCAAAACCTTCACCACGCAGCACGATCCCGAGCATCTCGGCCAGTGCTGTGTCGTCGTCGACGACAAGGACTCGTCCCTTCATAAACGACATCATCCCATTCTCGTAACAGTGACAGAGGCGCTGGTGAGCGAGGTCACTGGCCGGTGACGATAGTCGTACGGGGCCGTCACTGTCTGCCCCTGTCCATCGACGACGATGGCGCTACGGCTCTCGACGCGCCGTCGGCGGCGCTCCCGCCGAAGACCTGGCACACATCTCCGCCAGGGCCTCGGCCGTCACCGGCGAGACCGCGCCCTCCTCGGTCACGACCGCCGTGACCAGCTCGGGCGGCGTCACATCGAACGCCGGGTTGTAGGCCTGGGTCCCCAGAGGGGCCACCGGAACCCCGCCCCCGGCCCCCGTCACCGGTACCTGCGGCGCCGCGACCTCGGTCACCTCGAAGCCGGGGCGCTGCTCGACCTCGATGGACGCCCCGTCGGGCGTGTCCAGGTCGACCGTCGTCACCGGCGCCACCACGATGAACGGCACATGGTGGTACCGGGCGAGCACCGCGAGCGGATAGCTCCCCACCTTGTTCGCCACCGAACCGTCGGCCGCGATCCGGTCCGCCCCGATCAGCACCGCGTCCACCTCGCCCGCCGCGAACAGGGAACCCGCCGCGTTGTCGGTGAGCAGTGTGTACGCCATGCCGCTGCGGGCCGCCTCGTACGCCGTCAGACGAGCGCCCTGCAGCAGCGGACGCGTCTCGTCCACCCACAGCCGCCGCAGCCGCCCCTCCCGGTGCGCCGCCAGGGCCACCGCGAAGGCCGTGCCCTCCCCGCCCGACACCAGGGAACCGCTGTTGCAGTGGGTCAGGATCCGGTGCCCGCCGCCGGGCAGCAGCTCGTCCAGCAGCGCCAGCCCATGGGCAGCCATCCGGGCGCTGGCCTCGGCGTCCTCCTGGTGCAGCGCCCGCGCCGCGGCCAGCGCCGCCACCGCGGCGGCGGTGGGGTCGCCGGTCCGGGCCAGCTCCGCCCGGTGCGCGGCCTCGGCCCGGCGCACCCCGACGGACAGGTTCACCGCGGTGGGCCTGGCTCCCTCCAGCGCCCGGGCCGCCTCGGCCACGTCGAAGCCGCGCGCGGCGGCGAGCGCGACGCCGTACGCCCCCGCGATCCCGAGCAGCGGCGCCCCGCGCACGGCGAGCGAACGGATCGCCTCCACCAGCGCCGCCGCGTCCGTGCACACCAGCTCGACCTCTTCGGCCGGGAGCCTCGTCTGATCGAGAAGGACCAGTACGGGACCTTCTGGTGGTTCCTCCCATCGGATCGCAGGTATCTCGGTCGGCCGCCTGTCCCCGCTGGTTCGCTCCTGCTGATCAGCCATGCCGTCAGTCTGCCCCGGATACGGCGGACAATTGAAGGAGTCCAGCCCCCACCGCGGCCGATCCCCCGGTGACCAGCCCATGGCACGATGGCTGCCAACCTGCCGCCGCGACCGCGGACGGGCACCGAGAAGGAGCTTCGATGACAGACACTCCGGGCTGGGCCTCGCCCGGATCCGCCCCGTCGTCCGAGGGTCGGGAACCCGGTGCGTCCGGCCCCGCCGAGCCCGCCGACCGCCCCGGCGCCACCGGACCCGCGCCCCAGCCGGGCACGGACGCGCAGGGCCCAGGCGGGAAATGGTCCAAGGAGCAGCCGCCACCCGGCCAGTGGCCGGCCCCCACCGGTGCCCCCAGCCCCGGCCACGCGCCGCCGCCCCCACCGCCCGGCCCGGGCTGGGGCGGCCGGCAGCCCGGCAGCCCGGGCCCCGGCGGCTACGGCGGCCACGGCGGTGGCTACGGCGGCCCTCCCGCCGGCTACGGAGGCCCGCCACCCGGCCACGGCGGTTACGGCACCCCCGGCGGCTACCCCGCCTGGGGCGGCGGCTGGGGCGGCCCCCCGCCCGCGGCCAAGCCCGGTGTCATCCCGCTGCGCCCGCTCGGCGTCGGCGAGATCCTCGACGGCGCGGTGTCCACCATGCGCACCTACTGGCGCACGGTCCTCGGCATCGCGCTGGCCGTCGCCGCGGTCACGGACACCTGCCTCATCCTCGTGCAGGGCTTCTTCCTCAACGACGCCCTCGCCGGCACACAGCTCGACAGCCGGACCGCCACCCCCGACGACGTGCTCCGCGCCCTGCGCGCGTCCATGATCGGCGCCGGTATCGTCACGGTGATCTCCGCGGCCGCCGTCATCGTCGCGACCGCCCTGCTCACGACCATCACCAGCCGCGCCGTGCTCGGCAGACCGGTCAGCACCGGCGAGGCCTGGCGTGAGGCCCGCCCGCAGATCCCGAAGCTGGCCGGGCTGCTCATCCTGCTCGGCCTGATCACCGTCGGTGTGATCGTCGCCGGCTCCCTGCCCGGCTTCCTGGTCCTGGTCGCCGGCGGCAGCGGCGCCGGCGGAGCCGCACTGTTCGCCCTCGGCATCCTCGGCGGCGCCGTGGTCGCGGTGTGGCTGGCCATCCGCTACTACCTGGCCGCCCCCGCCCTGATGCTGGAACGCCAGAGCATCACCAAGTCCATGAGCCGCTCCGCCAAGCTCGTACGCGGCTCCTGGTGGCGCGTCCTCGGCATCCAGCTGCTGGCCTGGCTCATCGCCAACATCGTCTCCGCGATCGTCACCATCCCGTTCGCCCTCATCGGAGCCGCCGTGAGCGGCGACGGCATGGCGAACTTCCTCGGCACCAGCGGCGAACACGTCGGCTGGGCGTTCCTGATCATCAGGGGGATCGGCTCCGTGATCGGCACCACGCTCACCCTTCCGATCAGCGCCGGCGTCACCGTGCTCCTCTACATCGACCTGCGCATCCGCCGCGAGGCCCTCGACCTCGAACTGGCCCGCGCCGCCGGTGTCCACGGGTACGGCCCCGGCGCCCCCGGCCCCGTCCCCGGGAGCTGATGCGGTGAGCGTCACGGGGGCAGTTCTCACGGCGGCGACCCCATCGGGCGCCGCCGCCTCGGTCGTACGGCGGCTGCTGGGCGTGCCGGACCGGGCCGTGCTCGCGGCCGGCGGCTCGGGAGACGAGCCCCCGGTGACCATCCCACGTGATCCCGCCCGCGAGGCAGCCCGGCGTGAGCTGTCCAAGCGGATGTACCACGAGAACGATCCCAGCCTGCTCCAGCGCGCCCTGAACGCGTTCTGGGACTGGGTCGACCGGCTGTTCGGCGCAGCCGCCTCGGCGACCCCTGGCGGCACGGTCGGCCTGCTCGTCGTGATCCTGTTCGTCGTCGCCGTCCTGGCCGCCCTGTGGTGGCGCCTGGGCATCCCCCGCCGCCAGCCCGTCTCCACCGCCGTACTGTTCGACGAGCGCGCCCGCAGCGCCGCCGAACACCGCGCGGCCAGCGAGGCACACGCGGCCCAGGGCCACTGGAACCAGGCCGTCCAGGAGCGTATGCGGGCCATCGTCCGCTCCCTGGAGGAACGGGCCCTGCTCGACGTACGCCCCGGCCGCACCGCCGACGAAGCAGCCGCCGAGGCCGGCCGTGTCCTCCCCGCACACACGGACCGACTGCGCGCCGCCGCCCACGAGTTCGACGACGTCACATACGGCGGACGCAGGGCCGGAGAGCAGTCGTACCACCGACTCGCCGAACTCGACCGCGACCTGGAACGCGCCAGGCCGACCCTCGCCGACAGCCCCGCCGGCGCCACCGGTCCGGCGCAGAATGCCCGGCAGGGGGCAGCCGAGTGACCACCGAGGCAACCCCGGCGAACACCTCCATCGCACCGACCGGCCGTCAGGTGTGGACCCGGGCACGCGGCATCGCGCTCGCCGTCGTCGTGATCCTGGTCGCCGCCGTCGCCATGGCCGCCGTACGCTCCACCGCACGGCACGGGGAACTCGACCCGCGCTCCGCCGACCCCTACGGCAGCCGCGCCGTCGCACAACTCCTCGCCGAGCGAGGCGTCTCCACCCGCGTGGTCACCTCGCTCGGTGCGGCCCGTGCCGCCGCCGGCCCGGACACCACCCTGCTGGTCGCCGTACCCGACCGGTTGACCCACCGCCAACAGAGCGAGCTCCACGCGGCGACGGCACCCTCCGGCGGGCGGACC contains these protein-coding regions:
- the mtnA gene encoding S-methyl-5-thioribose-1-phosphate isomerase, whose amino-acid sequence is MADQQERTSGDRRPTEIPAIRWEEPPEGPVLVLLDQTRLPAEEVELVCTDAAALVEAIRSLAVRGAPLLGIAGAYGVALAAARGFDVAEAARALEGARPTAVNLSVGVRRAEAAHRAELARTGDPTAAAVAALAAARALHQEDAEASARMAAHGLALLDELLPGGGHRILTHCNSGSLVSGGEGTAFAVALAAHREGRLRRLWVDETRPLLQGARLTAYEAARSGMAYTLLTDNAAGSLFAAGEVDAVLIGADRIAADGSVANKVGSYPLAVLARYHHVPFIVVAPVTTVDLDTPDGASIEVEQRPGFEVTEVAAPQVPVTGAGGGVPVAPLGTQAYNPAFDVTPPELVTAVVTEEGAVSPVTAEALAEMCARSSAGAPPTARREP
- a CDS encoding proline-rich domain-containing protein → MTDTPGWASPGSAPSSEGREPGASGPAEPADRPGATGPAPQPGTDAQGPGGKWSKEQPPPGQWPAPTGAPSPGHAPPPPPPGPGWGGRQPGSPGPGGYGGHGGGYGGPPAGYGGPPPGHGGYGTPGGYPAWGGGWGGPPPAAKPGVIPLRPLGVGEILDGAVSTMRTYWRTVLGIALAVAAVTDTCLILVQGFFLNDALAGTQLDSRTATPDDVLRALRASMIGAGIVTVISAAAVIVATALLTTITSRAVLGRPVSTGEAWREARPQIPKLAGLLILLGLITVGVIVAGSLPGFLVLVAGGSGAGGAALFALGILGGAVVAVWLAIRYYLAAPALMLERQSITKSMSRSAKLVRGSWWRVLGIQLLAWLIANIVSAIVTIPFALIGAAVSGDGMANFLGTSGEHVGWAFLIIRGIGSVIGTTLTLPISAGVTVLLYIDLRIRREALDLELARAAGVHGYGPGAPGPVPGS
- a CDS encoding DUF4129 domain-containing protein, which translates into the protein MSVTGAVLTAATPSGAAASVVRRLLGVPDRAVLAAGGSGDEPPVTIPRDPAREAARRELSKRMYHENDPSLLQRALNAFWDWVDRLFGAAASATPGGTVGLLVVILFVVAVLAALWWRLGIPRRQPVSTAVLFDERARSAAEHRAASEAHAAQGHWNQAVQERMRAIVRSLEERALLDVRPGRTADEAAAEAGRVLPAHTDRLRAAAHEFDDVTYGGRRAGEQSYHRLAELDRDLERARPTLADSPAGATGPAQNARQGAAE